In a genomic window of Nostoc sp. UHCC 0870:
- the dapA gene encoding 4-hydroxy-tetrahydrodipicolinate synthase, with translation MGDFGRVLTAMITPFKADGSVNYAVAAELAAHLADNGTDTLVVCGTTGESPTLSWDEEYQLFVEVLQAVAGKAQVIAGCGSNSTKEAIAATQKAAKIGVHGTLQVVPYYNKPPQAGLYQHFQAIAQACPDSPILLYNIPGRTGQNLSPETVVQLAAIENIVGIKEASGNLDQASEIRRLTPREFQIYAGDDSLTLPLLAIGAKGVVSVASHLVGNQIQQMIQAFDAGQVEVASEIHLRCFPLFKALFLSTNPIPIKQALKLQGWEVGSTRLPLCDTDPSVSEKLAAVMKKLELI, from the coding sequence GTGGGAGATTTTGGCAGAGTTTTAACCGCTATGATTACGCCGTTCAAAGCTGACGGTAGTGTAAACTATGCTGTAGCGGCAGAACTAGCAGCACATCTAGCTGACAACGGTACAGATACATTGGTAGTGTGTGGTACAACTGGGGAATCCCCTACTTTGAGTTGGGATGAAGAGTACCAGTTGTTTGTAGAAGTTTTGCAAGCAGTAGCAGGCAAAGCACAGGTAATTGCTGGCTGTGGATCTAATTCCACCAAAGAAGCGATCGCAGCGACGCAAAAAGCAGCTAAAATAGGTGTACATGGTACTTTACAAGTTGTACCTTACTACAACAAACCGCCACAGGCAGGACTGTACCAGCATTTTCAGGCGATCGCCCAGGCCTGTCCCGATTCACCGATATTGTTGTACAACATTCCCGGACGTACTGGTCAAAATCTCTCTCCAGAGACAGTTGTACAATTAGCTGCAATTGAGAATATAGTAGGCATTAAAGAAGCTAGTGGCAATCTCGACCAAGCCAGTGAAATTCGCAGGTTGACACCAAGAGAGTTTCAGATTTACGCTGGAGATGATTCGTTAACCCTCCCCTTGTTAGCGATCGGGGCTAAGGGTGTTGTAAGTGTCGCCTCTCATCTGGTAGGCAACCAAATCCAACAGATGATTCAAGCTTTTGATGCAGGTCAAGTGGAAGTTGCTAGTGAAATTCATCTACGATGTTTCCCATTGTTTAAAGCATTATTTCTCTCTACAAATCCTATCCCTATTAAACAAGCACTAAAACTTCAAGGCTGGGAGGTTGGCTCGACTCGTCTGCCACTATGTGACACTGACCCTAGTGTGAGTGAAAAATTAGCAGCAGTCATGAAAAAACTCGAATTAATTTAA